From the Brassica napus cultivar Da-Ae chromosome A8, Da-Ae, whole genome shotgun sequence genome, one window contains:
- the LOC106360042 gene encoding uncharacterized protein LOC106360042, producing the protein MLTVPNITFPEEVAGSRQIGSARGWGIFSNDHDRSLCISDLYSSLGPKSTLTMIPMPSLVAVYSNQTNAVWNVAMSSSPSDQDCVVAIKLLDRQLSLCRPHSNMRWTNVGEILAENNLQKLENSTLMYSKRERRFYLPGPGGNSLYSWDLHLKKNKVPSFHELMFRDLPELDDSEWKLLGWCCRTEHLVELASSGERFLVKWYAQRFFSSSHEGSNYTTRRFMVFREKKMTEGRYMHYTEDIGDVCIFISMSEAFCVEASSCSGLKPNSIYFIGHGFGIYNVADTTIHHFQAPEGAPTSFKDPYWLPPSRI; encoded by the exons ATGCTTACAGTTCCCAACATAACATTCCCCGAAGAGGTCGCTGGTTCGAGACAGATAGGAAGTGCACGTGGATGGGGAATATTCTCTAACGACCATGACCGTTCGCTATGTATCAGCGACCTTTACAGTTCCTTGGGTCCCAAGTCAACACTCACAATGATTCCTATGCCTTCGCTTGTTGCTGTATACTCTAACCAAACAAACGCTGTCTGGAACGTGGCAATGTCGTCTTCTCCTAGTGATCAAGACTGTGTGGTTGCTATAAAGCTGTTGGATAGACAGCTTAGTCTATGTAGACCACATTCTAACATGCGTTGGACTAATGTCGGGGAGATTTTGGCTGAGAATAACTTGCAGAAGTTGGAGAACTCGACTCTTATGTATTCCAAGAGAGAGCGTAGATTCTACTTGCCTGGTCCTGGAGGCAACTCCTTGTACTCATGGGATCtccatttgaagaagaacaAGGTCCCTAGCTTCCATGAGTTGATGTTCCGCGACCTTCCTGAGTTGGATGATTCCGAGTGGAAGCTTTTGGGTTGGTGTTGCAGGACGGAACACCTGGTTGAGTTAGCCTCCAGTGGCGAACGTTTTCTTGTCAAATG GTACGCACAACGCTTCTTCTCGTCGAGCCATGAAGGAAGTAACTACACGACAAGGAGGTTCATGGTGTttagagagaagaagatgacgGAAGGAAGATACATGCATTACACAGAGGATATTGGAGATGTGTGCATATTTATTTCAATGAGCGAGGCTTTCTGCGTCGAGGCTAGTTCTTGTTCCGGTCTGAAGCCTAACTCCATTTATTTTATAGGCCATGGTTTTGGTATTTACAATGTAGCTGATACAACAATACATCATTTTCAAGCTCCTGAAGGTGCACCTACTTCTTTCAAAGACCCTTACTGGCTTCCTCCATCTCGTATATAG
- the LOC106361661 gene encoding protein SCAR3 yields MSLSRLGVRNVYGTSQQAEFYGNVDREDPEAILNGVAVSGLIGVLRQLGDLAESAAEIFQGIQEEVMATASRSNQLKMRLQHIEATVPPLEKAVLAQTTHLHFAYTGGVEWHPRIPHEHNHFIHDDLPNSFMDHYEECRDPPRLHMLDKFDINGPGSCLKRYSDPTYFRRASNSLVKGNNKFQNNNMSCKIKKKKSSSRSRDMSRLASMANQNARKTLTSFSFSGQTSSSKSASTSDMEKRSDLQDHHSHTYDCLSTATSSLKAGEKQKGGLGSSSLTPGSCTIGSVLSECETEDEHDNLQFTPLQGQSAVGSSCVSWDEKAEIVEEPLGVQTDEASVVDALDEKATSYGEGTGRVDIENAESEPGLQQSNGIDEVKEMKAGSEIVREPRDSSEHETESEGECFVDALNSIESESENEQGLKTSLEAVSSPCGVTGERLEKSSNKVEESCRSMDNGYLNATDEMNHQDPLESDNRSRSPLNDVCTTSNITCGEDKIGFTVVPAPENSLSDSSNPLYHSEHQKSEAKVSGEVEAIKIWTNGGLLGLNPSKPPVLEVPSLDCKAEERTFGSAEAEKDKSDDLVEHVLDTSSLGTQNLTVDQRECHETSSYGVFGGLSQKLFTNSFRRRDSLSHDNRQALPATIPENDEVTTEKSRFGEQDKVLFREEAPIDWFASSPPLQHMKISLNPVDNTLQASRLKLKFSDEDNNSNNTFPSFQLLPEAATSLPDSCSDDDTFCMTSDIDYLSDYHSLSDSEQWEEHNDSHERKEHDSFHESTHVDNNGEPSSLDTEAENGCVALNFSYLQSPVEPLPPPFPPAQWMVSKTGSETISENKTTQSIQLQDALRFAFEKHTSSSIVNKEEPNTVASAPKPETKVHVKNNVKEDKQNANEKETDADDFLQQIRTQHVNLKPVVMTRTLSTAAAATTDPAINIKISAMLEKANSIRQAVASNDGDESDTWSDT; encoded by the exons ATGTCTCTTTCTAGGCTTGGGGTAAGGAATGTGTACGGTACGAGTCAACAAGCCGAGTTTTATGGAAATGTCGATCGTGAAGACCCCGAAGCGATTCTCAACGGCGTTGCAGTCTCTGGTCTCATCGGTGTCTTGCGTCAGCTTGGTGATCTCGCTGA GTCGGCAGCAGAGATATTTCAAGGCATACAGGAGGAAGTTATGGCCACAGCTTCAAGAAGCAATCAGTTGAAGATGAGGTTGCAGCATATAGAAGCTACAGTGCCTCCACTAGAAAAGGCGGTGCTTGCACAGACAACTCATTTACATTTTGCATACACAGGAG GTGTGGAGTGGCATCCTCGTATCCCACATGAGCATAATCATTTTATACATGACGACTTGCCTAACTCTTTTATGGATCACTATGAAGAGTGCAGGGATCCTCCACGGTTGCACATGCTTGATAA GTTTGATATAAATGGTCCTGGATCTTGCTTGAAGCGATACTCAGATCCTACTTATTTCAGAAGAGCATCAAACAGCCTGGTTAAAGGAAACAACAAGTTCCAAAACAATAACATGAGTTGTAAAATTAAG AAGAAAAAATCTTCATCAAGGAGTCGAGATATGTCACGTCTGGCCTCAATGGCTAACCAGAATGCTAG GAAGACACTTACTTCATTTAGCTTCAGTGGACAAACCTCTTCTTCTAAATCTGCCTCAACCAGTGACATGGAGAAAAGATCTGATCTCCAAGATCATCATTCTCACACTTATGATTGCCTTTCAACTGCAACCTCTTCACTGAAGGCCGGAGAAAAACAGAAAGGGGGGTTAGGTTCATCCAGCTTGACACCGGGCTCTTGCACCATAGGTTCAGTACTCTCTGAATGTGAAACCGAAGATGAACATGATAATTTACAGTTTACTCCTTTGCAAGGGCAATCTGCTGTTGGCTCTTCTTGCGTTAGTTGGGATGAGAAAGCAGAGATAGTGGAAGAACCTCTTGGTGTGCAGACAGATGAAGCATCTGTTGTGGATGCACTAGATGAGAAAGCAACAAGCTATGGAGAAGGCACTGGTAGAGTTGATATTGAAAACGCGGAATCAGAACCAGGACTACAACAAAGTAATGGGATTGATGAGGTAAAGGAGATGAAAGCTGGTTCAGAGATTGTGAGAGAACCGAGGGATAGTAGTGAACATGAGACTGAAAGCGAAGGGGAGTGTTTTGTTGATGCGCTTAATAGTATTGAATCGGAATCTGAAAACGAGCAAGGTCTCAAAACTAGTCTAGAGGCAGTGAGCAGTCCATGTGGTGTTACCGGTGAGAGGTTGGAGAAGAGTTCCAACAAAGTTGAAGAGTCTTGTAGATCGATGGACAACGGTTATTTAAATGCAACTGATGAAATGAATCATCAAGATCCATTGGAGAGTGATAATAGAAGCCGTTCACCGCTCAATGATGTTTGTACAACAAGTAACATTACCTGTGGAGAAGATAAAATCGGTTTTACAGTTGTTCCGGCTCCTGAGAACAGTTTATCTGATTCATCAAACCCCTTGTATCATAGTGAACATCAAAAGTCAGAAGCTAAGGTTTCTGGTGAAGTTGAAGCAATTAAAATATGGACTAATGGAGGTCTATTGGGACTGAACCCATCGAAACCTCCAGTCCTGGAAGTGCCAAGTCTGGATTGCAAGGCCGAGGAAAGGACATTTGGTTCTGCAGAAGCTGAAAAAGATAAATCAGATGATCTAGTTGAACATGTTCTGGATACTTCAAGCTTAGGGACTCAAAATCTAACTGTAGACCAGAGAGAGTGCCATGAGACTTCTTCTTACGGAGTCTTTGGTGGACTGAGCCAAAAGTTATTCACTAATAGTTTCCGCAGAAGAGATTCATTGTCTCATGATAATAGACAAGCTTTACCAGCAACTATTCCAGAAAATGATGAAGTGACTACAGAGAAGAGCAGGTTTGGTGAGCAAGATAAGGTTCTCTTCAGAGAGGAAGCTCCTATTGATTGGTTTGCATCGTCTCCACCTCTTCAACACATGAAAATATCTCTCAATCCCGTTGACAACACCCTTCAGGCGTCAAGGCTGAAGCTGAAATTTTCAGATGAGGACAACAACAGCAATAATACATTTCCTTCCTTTCAGTTGCTTCCAGAGGCTGCTACTTCCCTTCCTGATTCTTGTTCAGACGACGACACTTTCTGTATGACTTCAGACATTGATTATCTTAGCGATTATCACTCCTTGTCAGATTCTGAGCAGTGGGAAGAACACAATGACAGCCATGAAAGAAAAGAGCATGATTCTTTCCATGAAAGTACGCATGTAGATAACAATGGTGAGCCTTCTTCTCTAGACACTGAAGCAGAAAATGGTTGTGTGGCCTTAAACTTCTCTTACCTCCAGAGTCCTGTTGAGCCTTTACCACCGCCGTTTCCACCTGCGCAATGGATGGTTTCTAAAACAGGATCAGAAACAATATCTGAAAACAAAACAACTCAGTCCATACAACTACAAGACGCTCTCAGGTTTGCGTTTGAGAAGCATACTTCATCGTCTATAGTCAACAAAGAAGAGCCTAACACTGTGGCTTCGGCTCCTAAACCAGAAACTAAG GTCCATGTGAAGAATAATGTGAAGGAGGACAAACAAAATGCTAACGAAAAAGAGACTGATGCTGATGACTTCTTGCAACAAATCAGAACACAA cATGTCAACCTGAAACCTGTGGTTATGACAAGGACTTTATCTACTGCTGCTGCTGCAACAACTGACCCTGCAATAAACATTAAGATCAGCGCCATGTTGGAGAAAGCAAACTCAATACGCCAG GCTGTAGCTAGCAACGATGGAGATGAAAGTGATACATGGAGCGATACGTAA
- the BNAA08G18100D gene encoding uncharacterized protein BNAA08G18100D, producing MKETIRCCIACILPCGALDVIRIIHSNGHVEEISGTITAGEVMKAHPKHVLKKPSSSQSDHQERGDLISATKIVIVPPEAELQRGKIYFLVLAAKSDKRNAKAVKKRSQTRRQREEGHDDDKSNGDKDKSYDKDVSLLISDRYLTEILSEKIATQKERRKGRVGVWRPHLESINED from the coding sequence atGAAGGAGACGATCAGGTGCTGCATCGCCTGCATCCTACCATGTGGAGCCCTGGACGTGATCCGCATCATACACTCAAACGGCCATGTGGAGGAGATCAGCGGCACAATCACCGCCGGAGAAGTAATGAAGGCACACCCGAAGCACGTGCTCAAGAAACCCTCTTCTTCACAGTCTGATCATCAAGAACGTGGTGATCTCATCTCAGCCACAAAGATCGTCATCGTCCCTCCGGAAGCTGAGCTCCAACGTGGGAAGATTTACTTCCTCGTGCTTGCAGCTAAATCCGATAAACGTAATGCAAAGGCCGTCAAGAAGCGGTCACAGACTCGTCGGCAACGTGAAGAAGGTCATGATGATGATAAGTCGAATGGGGATAAAGATAAAAGTTACGACAAGGATGTGTCACTGTTGATATCTGATCGGTACTTGACGGAGATACTGTCGGAAAAAATCGCGACTCAAAAAGAACGGAGAAAGGGGCGCGTTGGCGTTTGGAGGCCGCACTTAGAAAGCATAAATGAAGATTGA